The following proteins are co-located in the Synergistaceae bacterium genome:
- a CDS encoding cupin domain-containing protein, which produces MTLKNVSAPIKKDKLGGTGEGSANTYPVPIPDQNGAFVMATRLELDPCASVGYHKHSDDEEVYFIMSGDGLYCEEGVEEKVSVGDIRLCRRGNSHGIRNIGEDPLVLCAAIAKRG; this is translated from the coding sequence ATGACGCTTAAAAATGTATCCGCTCCGATAAAAAAAGATAAACTTGGCGGAACCGGAGAGGGCAGCGCAAATACCTATCCCGTTCCTATCCCTGACCAGAACGGGGCCTTCGTCATGGCAACAAGGCTTGAGCTTGACCCATGCGCATCTGTTGGCTATCACAAACATTCCGATGATGAAGAGGTCTATTTCATAATGTCGGGAGACGGACTCTATTGTGAAGAGGGAGTTGAGGAAAAGGTCTCTGTAGGTGACATTCGGCTATGCAGGAGGGGCAACTCCCATGGAATAAGGAACATCGGAGAAGATCCGCTCGTGCTGTGCGCCGCGATAGCTAAAAGGGGCTAG